A genome region from Trichocoleus sp. includes the following:
- a CDS encoding family 1 glycosylhydrolase, whose translation MNVKQAMPPLAVWAGVECTVNRVGDQYFDQLEWNGHASRADDLRRFASLGVEMIRYPILWERIAPNGLEQADWSWADERLTLLDDLGVRPIAGLVHHGSGPRHTSLIDPAFPEKLAEYASAVAQRYPWISHYTPVNEPLTTARFSGLYGHWYPHEKDDLMFVKALIHQCRATVLSMQAIRRINPHAQLVQTEDLGKILSTPALAEEAQFENNRRWLSLDMLCGLVNSAHPLWDYLRQTGIEEAELLWFQENPCPPDIIGINRYVCSDRFIDERMERYPEHTRGGRGEQQFADVEAVWVCAEGIYDHATLLKEVWERYKQPIAITEAHLGCTREEQLRWLKEIWTMAQSLREDGIDFRAVTVWSLLGTYDWNSLVTRANGFYEPGVFDVRSSVPRPTAIAKMLQSFAEGRKYTHPLLDVPGWWQRSQRLLYPPVSYSKQSGGWIDLGSVPVCRSVEMKRVANGSAAATPPLLITGATGTLGQAFARLCEIRGIPYHLLCRQDMDITNSTCVDRVLTELKPWAVINATGYVRVDDAEREPYLCHRINTQGATILATACAERGIAMVKFSSDLVFDGNRADPYTESHAVAPLSVYGQSKAIAEQQVLTAHPDSLVIRTSAFFSPWDNYNFLTTALRTLTAGHPFIAASDAIVSPTYVPDLVNTTLDLLIDGESGLWHLANAGAIAWADLARDVATLAGLDSARIHACPAKELNWVAPRPIYSALSSERGVLLPSLDGAIDRYLNERACA comes from the coding sequence ATGAATGTAAAACAGGCGATGCCACCGTTGGCAGTGTGGGCTGGAGTGGAGTGTACGGTAAACCGAGTCGGCGACCAATATTTTGACCAACTGGAGTGGAATGGACATGCCTCCCGAGCAGACGATTTGAGGCGGTTTGCATCGCTTGGGGTGGAAATGATTCGCTACCCCATACTCTGGGAACGCATTGCACCGAATGGGCTAGAACAGGCAGATTGGTCATGGGCAGATGAGCGGTTGACCTTATTGGATGATTTGGGAGTCCGCCCGATTGCTGGGTTAGTCCATCATGGCAGCGGTCCTCGTCATACCAGTCTGATTGATCCTGCCTTTCCAGAAAAGCTTGCAGAATATGCTAGTGCGGTTGCCCAGCGATATCCCTGGATTAGCCATTACACGCCTGTGAATGAACCGCTCACTACAGCCCGGTTTAGCGGCTTATATGGTCACTGGTATCCGCATGAAAAAGATGATTTGATGTTTGTCAAGGCACTCATTCATCAATGCCGTGCAACAGTGCTCTCAATGCAGGCAATTCGGCGGATCAATCCTCATGCTCAACTGGTGCAAACCGAAGATTTGGGCAAAATTCTCAGTACCCCAGCGCTGGCTGAGGAGGCGCAATTTGAGAACAATCGCCGCTGGCTTTCTTTAGATATGCTCTGCGGTCTTGTCAATTCTGCACATCCTCTCTGGGACTATCTGCGGCAGACGGGCATTGAGGAAGCTGAATTACTGTGGTTTCAAGAGAATCCCTGTCCGCCCGATATCATTGGCATCAATCGCTATGTCTGTAGCGATCGCTTTATTGACGAACGGATGGAACGCTATCCTGAGCACACGCGTGGCGGTCGTGGAGAACAGCAGTTTGCTGACGTAGAAGCAGTATGGGTCTGTGCTGAGGGTATTTATGATCACGCTACCTTACTCAAGGAGGTCTGGGAACGCTACAAGCAACCGATCGCCATTACCGAGGCACATTTAGGATGTACCCGTGAGGAACAGCTGCGCTGGCTAAAAGAAATTTGGACGATGGCGCAATCGCTGCGAGAGGATGGCATAGACTTTCGAGCCGTTACAGTTTGGTCGTTGTTGGGAACCTATGACTGGAATAGCCTAGTGACTCGCGCCAATGGCTTTTATGAGCCAGGAGTGTTTGATGTCCGGTCTTCTGTGCCTCGACCCACCGCAATTGCCAAAATGCTGCAATCTTTTGCAGAAGGACGCAAATATACTCATCCACTCCTGGATGTGCCTGGATGGTGGCAGCGATCGCAACGCCTCCTTTATCCACCTGTGAGCTATTCAAAACAGTCAGGCGGATGGATTGATTTAGGCTCAGTTCCGGTTTGTCGATCGGTGGAGATGAAGCGCGTTGCGAATGGTTCTGCTGCTGCCACCCCTCCCCTGCTGATTACAGGCGCAACAGGCACTTTAGGACAAGCCTTTGCCCGACTCTGCGAAATTCGCGGCATTCCCTATCACCTGTTATGCCGTCAGGACATGGACATCACAAACTCAACTTGTGTGGATCGAGTGCTGACAGAACTGAAACCTTGGGCGGTGATTAATGCGACCGGATATGTGCGGGTAGATGATGCTGAGCGAGAACCGTACCTGTGCCATCGCATCAATACTCAGGGAGCCACGATTCTGGCAACAGCCTGCGCCGAGCGGGGCATTGCCATGGTGAAATTTTCCTCAGATTTGGTGTTTGATGGCAATCGGGCTGACCCTTACACAGAAAGTCATGCAGTTGCACCACTCAGCGTCTATGGACAGAGCAAGGCGATCGCTGAACAACAGGTTTTAACTGCCCATCCAGATTCCCTGGTCATCCGCACCAGTGCTTTCTTTAGCCCCTGGGATAACTACAATTTCTTGACGACCGCTCTCCGCACCTTAACTGCTGGACATCCGTTTATTGCCGCATCCGATGCAATTGTTTCCCCCACTTATGTCCCCGATTTGGTTAATACAACCCTCGACTTACTGATTGATGGTGAATCTGGGTTGTGGCATCTGGCAAATGCTGGAGCGATCGCCTGGGCAGATTTAGCACGGGACGTTGCTACCTTAGCCGGGTTAGACAGCGCTCGCATTCATGCCTGCCCTGCGAAAGAACTCAATTGGGTTGCGCCTCGTCCTATTTATAGTGCGTTGAGCAGCGAACGAGGAGTATTGTTGCCGTCACTGGATGGTGCGATCGATCGATATCTGAATGAGCGTGCCTGTGCCTGA